Proteins encoded by one window of Babylonia areolata isolate BAREFJ2019XMU chromosome 8, ASM4173473v1, whole genome shotgun sequence:
- the LOC143284509 gene encoding uncharacterized protein LOC143284509 has protein sequence MSKKDRRTVLAQIWGTPTSRDIDFIDEGKEIVVASSSRGIVAWWLEIFQTVYPNIKYLEKGEIIKLKPIVGVTIKLNKTKGLLRVTGKNHWPWFVDNFARLLEEGNAEAEVLDTTQTSENSLTRYLQLDKDDDLVQDLLDQIPEGGGIMQHDFIMRLWKSLLDDWFGVGAMVYVVTPRIDSERLFQMLLLMLRNKGTGFGVMLVTPAKSPDGDKFSKVMDMTKRRLKEVKVLATSGHQKRLVSEVKIQWALDTLQVKHEDFSTNFVAAYKDEEAEVLTTTAHFHKSHFHFNQKDNVCYNRLPTPDLKRNYLLPLNVTSNIF, from the exons ATGTCGAAGAAAGACCGACGGACAGTTTTGGCCCAGATATGGGGCACACCAACAAGCCGAGACATTGATTTCATCGACGAAGGGAAAGAAATCGTGGTCGCTTCCTCCTCACGGGGAATCGTGGCATGGTGGCTGGAGATTTTTCAAACGGTGTACCCCAACATTAAGTATTTGGAGAAAGGGGAAATCATCAAGTTGAAACCGATTGTGGGTGTGACTATCAAGCTTAACAAGACTAAAGGCCTGTTGAGAGTGACAGGGAAAAATCACTGGCCCTGGTTTGTGGACAACTTTGCTCGTCTGCTGGAGGAAGGCAACGCAGAAGCAGAGGTTCTTGATACAACCCAAACTTCAGAAAATTCCCTGACTCGCTACCTTCAGCTGGATAAAGATGATGATTTG GTGCAGGACCTTCTGGACCAGATCCCAGAAGGGGGAGGGATCATGCAGCATGATTTCATCATGCGCCTGTGGAAGTCTCTGCTGGACGACTGGTTTGGCGTGGGGGCCATGGTGTACGTCGTCACCCCACGCATCGACTCAGAGCGCCTGTTTCagatgctgctgttgatgctccGCAACAAGGGCACTGGGTTTGGGGTCATGTTGGTCACCCCCGCCAAAAGTCCCGACGGGGATAAATTCAGCAAA GTGATGGACATGACGAAGCGACGGCTGAAGGAGGTGAAGGTGCTGGCGACCTCGGGTCACCAGAAGCGCCTGGTGTCAGAGGTCAAGATACAGTGGGCCCTGGACACACTGCAGGTCAAGCACGAGGACTTCTCCACCAACTTCGTGGCCGCCTACAAGGATGAGGAGGCCGAGGTGCTCACCACCACTGCCCACTTCCACAAGTCCCACTTCCACTTCAACCAGAAGGACAACGTTTGCTACAACCGCCTGCCCACGCCCGACCTCAAACGCAACTACCTCCTGCCTCTCAACGTGACCAGCAATATTTTTTAG